From a single Miscanthus floridulus cultivar M001 chromosome 8, ASM1932011v1, whole genome shotgun sequence genomic region:
- the LOC136468853 gene encoding uncharacterized protein, which produces MTDTPAPVIFSYTTISVRQHVPITLDLKLPNYTKWSAFFTAMCVKFGLLGHLDGSIPARPTDRTWSQPDACVQSWMYGCIDDSVLDLAMEPEQTARDLFVAITNLFQANQETRIVVLGQEFHSMTQCDLSIDAYAQRMKHTADALRDVGHTVSEPQLVLNLLRGLNPRFANTADIIASAAVLPSFISAHNTLRLKEIRLANDAKVSSDTALTAVAPSTTSATIACTSPSCRSSSSGTNPNGGGYGARGGGDKGKGGYGVHGGNNGGGSRHQQPPATSSGLLGGRPGPGIQPTGPWICMNPWAGPSPWDP; this is translated from the coding sequence ATGACAGACACCCCTGCTCCTGTGATCTTCTCTTACACGACCATCAGCGTGCGCCAGCACGTGCCGATCACCCTTGATCTCAAGCTGCCGAACTACACCAAGTGGTCTGCCTTCTTCACCGCTATGTGCGTCAAGTTCGGTCTACTTGGCCACCTTGACGGCTCCATCCCGGCACGTCCTACTGATCGCACATGGTCACAGCCAGATGCTTGCGTCCAGAGTTGgatgtatggctgcatcgacgaCAGCGTCCTCGACCTCGCCATGGAACCTGAGCAGACTGCCCGTGATCTCTTTGTTGCCATTACCAATCTGTTTCAGGCAAACCAGGAGACACGCATCGTCGTCCTAGGTCAAGAGTTCCACTCTATGACCCAGTGTGATTTGTCCATCGACGCCTATGCCCAACGCATGAAGCACACGGCCGACGCTCTCCGCGACGTTGGCCATACCGTCTCCGAGCCCCAACTGGTCCTCAACCTTCTTCGCGGCCTCAATCCACGCTTCGCCAACACGGCGGACATCATCGCCAGTGCGGCGGTCCTTCCGTCGTTCATCTCCGCACACAACACCCTTCGGCTCAAGGAGATCCGCCTCGCCAACGATGCCAAGGTCTCCTCCGACACCGCCCTTACTGCCGTCGCCCCGTCCACGACTTCAGCGACCATAGCCTGCACTTCCCCTTCCTGCCGCTCCTCGTCCTCCGGCACCAACCCCAACGGCGGCGGCTATGGTGCGCGTGGAGGCGGCGACAAGGGCAAGGGCGGCTATGGTGTGCATGGAGGCAACAACGGCGGTGGCAGTCGCCACCAGCAGCCCCCAGCGACGTCCTCGGGCCTCCTGGGCGGGCGTCCCGGCCCCGGCATTCAGCCGACTGGTCCTTGGATCTGTATGAACCCGTGGGCTGGTCCTTCTCCATGGGATCCTTAG